The Paracoccus liaowanqingii genome window below encodes:
- the upp gene encoding uracil phosphoribosyltransferase — MPHLTVVDHPLVSHKLSIMRQKDVSTAGFRRLLREISLLLAYEVTRELELTTIRIETPMCEMDAPTLEGKKLALISILRAGNGLLDGILELIPGARVGFVGLYRDPETLKPVEYYCKVPRELDARMTIVVDPMLATGNSSVAAIDMLKDRGAKNIRFLCLLAAPEGVERMRQAHPDVPIFTAALDERLDDHGYIVPGLGDAGDRMFGTK; from the coding sequence ATGCCCCATCTGACCGTCGTCGATCACCCCCTTGTCAGCCACAAGCTGTCGATCATGCGCCAGAAGGACGTGTCCACCGCCGGCTTTCGCCGCCTCCTGCGCGAGATCAGCCTGCTCTTGGCCTACGAGGTCACGCGCGAGCTGGAGCTGACCACCATCCGCATCGAGACCCCGATGTGCGAGATGGACGCCCCCACGCTGGAGGGCAAGAAGCTGGCCCTGATCTCGATCCTGCGGGCCGGGAACGGGTTGCTGGACGGCATCCTCGAGCTGATCCCCGGTGCGCGGGTGGGCTTCGTGGGCCTCTATCGCGACCCCGAGACGCTGAAGCCCGTCGAATACTACTGCAAGGTGCCGCGCGAACTGGATGCGCGCATGACCATCGTCGTCGATCCGATGCTGGCCACCGGCAATTCCTCGGTCGCGGCCATCGACATGCTGAAGGACCGCGGCGCCAAGAACATCCGCTTTCTGTGCCTTCTGGCCGCCCCCGAAGGGGTCGAGCGCATGCGGCAGGCCCATCCCGACGTGCCGATCTTCACCGCCGCGCTGGACGAACGGCTGGACGATCACGGCTATATCGTGCCGGGCCTGGGCGACGCGGGCGACCGGATGTTCGGCACGAAATAG
- the moaC gene encoding cyclic pyranopterin monophosphate synthase MoaC — protein MTLTHFDASGQAHMVDVSAKTETTREAVATGCVIMSEATLALAEGGAAKGDVLGVARLAGIMGAKRTADLIPLCHPLPIAKVALDLVPDPDLPGIRVTATVRTTGRTGVEMEALTAVTVACLTIYDMLKAAEKSMRIEGVHLLRKEGGKSGLYEAHP, from the coding sequence ATGACGCTGACCCATTTCGATGCCTCGGGGCAGGCGCATATGGTCGATGTCTCGGCCAAGACCGAAACCACGCGCGAGGCGGTGGCCACCGGCTGCGTGATCATGTCCGAGGCCACCCTGGCGCTGGCAGAGGGCGGTGCCGCCAAGGGCGACGTGCTGGGCGTCGCGCGGCTGGCGGGCATCATGGGCGCCAAGCGCACCGCCGATCTGATCCCGCTCTGCCACCCGCTGCCCATCGCCAAGGTCGCGCTCGACCTGGTCCCCGACCCCGACCTGCCCGGCATCCGCGTCACCGCCACCGTGCGCACCACCGGCCGCACCGGGGTCGAGATGGAGGCGCTGACCGCCGTCACCGTGGCCTGCCTGACCATCTATGACATGCTCAAGGCCGCCGAGAAATCCATGCGGATCGAGGGCGTCCACCTGCTGCGCAAGGAGGGCGGCAAGTCCGGCCTCTACGAGGCCCACCCGTGA
- the lexA gene encoding transcriptional repressor LexA — MLTKKQIQLLEFIQKRMMRDGVPPSFDEMKDALDLRSKSGIHRLVTALEERGFIRRLPHRARALEVVRLPDALAHLSGLVQPEEARAPFTPRLIANTRPARPRGAMSVADSPAVQLPLMGRIAAGVPIEAISQVAHHISVPGTMLTGREHHYALEVTGDSMIEAGINDGDVVVIREQDTAETGDIIVALVDNQEATLKRYRRKGTMIALEAANPSYETRVLPGDRVRIQGRLVGLIRTY, encoded by the coding sequence ATGCTGACAAAAAAGCAGATTCAACTGCTGGAGTTCATTCAGAAGCGCATGATGCGCGACGGCGTGCCGCCCTCGTTCGACGAGATGAAGGATGCGCTGGACCTGCGCTCGAAATCGGGCATCCACCGTCTGGTGACGGCCTTGGAGGAACGCGGCTTCATCCGCCGCCTTCCCCACCGCGCCCGCGCGCTGGAGGTGGTGCGCCTGCCCGATGCGCTGGCCCATCTGAGCGGTCTTGTCCAGCCGGAGGAGGCGCGCGCGCCCTTCACCCCCCGCCTCATCGCCAATACCCGCCCGGCGCGTCCGCGCGGGGCCATGTCGGTGGCCGACAGCCCCGCCGTGCAACTGCCCCTGATGGGCCGGATCGCCGCCGGTGTGCCGATCGAGGCGATCTCGCAGGTCGCGCATCACATCTCGGTGCCCGGCACGATGCTGACGGGCCGCGAGCATCACTACGCGCTGGAGGTCACCGGCGATTCGATGATCGAGGCCGGGATCAACGACGGCGACGTGGTGGTGATTCGCGAACAGGACACGGCCGAGACGGGCGACATCATCGTGGCGCTGGTCGACAATCAGGAGGCCACCTTGAAGCGCTATCGCCGCAAGGGCACGATGATCGCGCTGGAGGCGGCCAACCCCTCCTACGAGACCCGCGTGCTGCCGGGCGACCGCGTCCGCATTCAGGGCCGTCTGGTCGGGTTGATCCGCACCTACTGA
- a CDS encoding adenosine deaminase, whose product MKKIELHLHLEGAAPPDFIRSLAGEKRLTLDGVFDDRGAYAYDDFAGFLRCYEGATRVLQGPRDYARLLAEVLERCAEEGVIYVELFVSPEFCGGADLPAWRDHLAAMTEVADAARADGIDSRGIVTAIRHFDPDRARRSAICAAETAGGWITGFGMGGAEQVHKATDFAWSFDCAAEAGLGLTCHAGEWLGPDSVRQALDLGCTRIGHGVRAIEDRALVRDLVERNITLEVCPGSNIALGVYPSWDAHPIARLADAGVRVTVSTDDPPFFHTTLRAEYDRLASTFDWGDTEFRQINLWAAEAAFCDTATRDRLKKEFS is encoded by the coding sequence GTGAAGAAAATCGAACTGCACCTGCATCTGGAGGGCGCGGCGCCCCCCGATTTCATCCGCAGCCTGGCGGGCGAGAAGCGCCTGACGCTGGACGGCGTCTTCGACGATCGCGGCGCCTATGCCTATGACGATTTTGCGGGCTTCCTGCGCTGCTACGAAGGCGCCACCCGCGTGCTGCAAGGCCCCCGCGACTATGCCCGCCTGCTGGCCGAGGTCCTGGAACGCTGCGCCGAGGAAGGCGTGATCTACGTCGAGCTGTTCGTCTCGCCCGAGTTCTGCGGCGGCGCGGACCTGCCTGCCTGGCGCGACCATCTGGCCGCGATGACCGAGGTGGCGGACGCCGCCCGCGCCGACGGCATCGACAGCCGCGGCATCGTCACCGCGATCCGCCATTTCGACCCCGACCGCGCCCGGCGCAGCGCGATCTGCGCGGCCGAGACCGCCGGCGGCTGGATCACCGGCTTCGGCATGGGCGGCGCCGAGCAGGTCCACAAGGCCACCGATTTCGCCTGGAGCTTCGACTGCGCGGCCGAGGCCGGGCTGGGGCTGACCTGCCACGCGGGCGAATGGCTGGGCCCCGACAGCGTCCGGCAGGCGCTGGATCTGGGCTGCACCCGCATCGGCCACGGCGTCCGCGCCATCGAGGATCGGGCCCTGGTCCGCGATCTGGTCGAGCGGAACATCACGCTGGAGGTCTGCCCCGGCTCGAACATCGCGCTTGGCGTCTATCCCTCGTGGGACGCCCATCCCATCGCGCGGCTGGCCGATGCGGGGGTGCGGGTCACGGTGTCGACCGACGATCCGCCCTTCTTCCACACCACGCTGCGGGCCGAATACGACCGGCTTGCCTCGACCTTTGACTGGGGCGATACCGAGTTCCGGCAGATCAATCTGTGGGCCGCCGAGGCCGCCTTCTGCGACACCGCCACCCGTGACCGCCTGAAAAAGGAATTCTCCTGA
- the hemE gene encoding uroporphyrinogen decarboxylase, with the protein MTKLLLRALGGETLPTPPIWMMRQAGRYLPEYRATRAQAGDFLSLCYNPELAAEVTLQPLRRFGFDAAILFADILLIPQALGADLWFVTGEGPRLSTVTSAADLAQLRPADQIDATLSPIYETVRILSGELPRETTLIGFAGAPWTVATYMVAGRGTKDQGPAHLLKDQDRATFAALIDLITEATIHYLSRQIEAGAEVVKLFDSWAGSLKGRDFDDFSLAPIARIIAALKARHPGLPVIAFPREAGPRYVGFAKATGADCLALDNSVSAEWAAAELQVDGCVQGNLDPRHMVTGGPELVAEAQRITRSLRGGPHVFNLGHGITPDADPDNVARMIDAVRSA; encoded by the coding sequence ATGACCAAACTTCTGCTGCGCGCCCTCGGCGGCGAGACTCTGCCCACCCCGCCGATCTGGATGATGCGCCAGGCCGGGCGCTATCTGCCGGAGTACCGGGCGACGCGCGCGCAGGCGGGCGATTTCCTGTCGCTGTGCTACAATCCCGAACTGGCGGCCGAGGTCACGCTGCAGCCGCTGCGGCGCTTCGGCTTCGACGCGGCGATCCTGTTCGCCGACATCCTGTTGATCCCGCAGGCCCTGGGCGCGGATCTGTGGTTCGTGACCGGCGAAGGGCCGCGCCTGTCCACCGTCACCTCGGCCGCCGATCTGGCGCAGCTGCGTCCGGCTGACCAGATCGACGCGACCCTGTCCCCGATCTACGAGACGGTGCGGATCCTGTCGGGCGAATTGCCGCGCGAGACCACGCTGATCGGCTTTGCCGGTGCGCCCTGGACGGTCGCGACCTACATGGTCGCGGGCCGGGGGACCAAGGATCAGGGCCCGGCACATCTGCTGAAGGACCAGGACCGGGCGACCTTCGCGGCGCTGATCGACCTGATCACCGAGGCGACCATCCATTACCTGTCGCGCCAGATCGAGGCCGGGGCCGAGGTCGTCAAGCTGTTTGACAGCTGGGCCGGCAGCCTGAAGGGCCGCGATTTCGACGACTTCTCGCTGGCGCCGATCGCGCGCATCATCGCGGCGTTGAAGGCCCGCCATCCCGGCTTGCCGGTCATCGCCTTCCCGCGCGAGGCGGGGCCGCGCTATGTGGGCTTTGCCAAGGCCACCGGGGCGGATTGCCTGGCGCTGGACAATTCGGTCTCGGCCGAATGGGCGGCGGCGGAACTTCAGGTTGACGGTTGCGTGCAGGGCAACCTGGACCCGCGGCACATGGTCACGGGCGGGCCCGAACTTGTTGCCGAGGCGCAGCGGATCACCCGCAGCCTGCGCGGCGGGCCGCATGTTTTCAACTTGGGCCATGGCATCACCCCGGATGCCGATCCCGACAATGTCGCCCGGATGATCGACGCGGTGCGCAGCGCCTAG
- the hemC gene encoding hydroxymethylbilane synthase, with protein MTQMPTPSRLLRIGTRGSILALAQAHETRDRLMAAHDLPADAFEIVVIRTTGDRITDRPLKEIGGKGLFTREIEEALTEGAIDLAVHSMKDMPTLQPDGLVIDCYLPREDVRDAFVSLAVASIADLPQGAVVGSSSLRRRAQLAHRRPDLQLVEFRGNVQTRLKKLEDGVAIATFLAQAGLNRMDMGHVARGPIDPDEMLPAVAQGAIGVERRRDDDMAAQLLTPIHHAETGLRIEAERAFLARLDGSCQTPIAGLAELSGDRMILRGEILRPDGSEIVAGRREGLATDGAAMGDDLAQELLGRAGQGFMQI; from the coding sequence ATGACACAGATGCCCACCCCCTCCCGCCTCCTCCGGATCGGCACGCGCGGCTCGATCCTGGCCCTGGCGCAGGCGCATGAGACGCGCGACCGGCTGATGGCCGCGCATGACCTGCCCGCCGACGCCTTCGAGATCGTCGTGATCCGCACCACGGGCGACCGCATCACCGACCGACCCCTGAAGGAGATCGGCGGCAAGGGCCTGTTCACCCGCGAGATCGAGGAGGCGCTGACCGAGGGCGCCATCGATCTGGCTGTTCATTCCATGAAGGACATGCCCACGCTGCAGCCCGACGGGCTGGTCATCGACTGCTATCTGCCGCGCGAGGATGTGCGTGACGCCTTCGTCAGCCTTGCGGTCGCCTCCATCGCGGACTTGCCCCAAGGGGCGGTGGTCGGATCCTCCAGCCTGCGGCGACGGGCGCAGCTGGCGCATCGCCGCCCCGACCTGCAGCTGGTCGAGTTCCGCGGCAACGTACAGACGCGGCTGAAGAAGCTGGAGGACGGCGTGGCGATCGCGACCTTCTTGGCCCAAGCCGGCCTCAACCGCATGGACATGGGCCATGTCGCCAGAGGGCCTATCGACCCCGACGAGATGCTGCCCGCCGTGGCGCAGGGGGCAATCGGTGTCGAACGGCGCCGGGATGACGACATGGCGGCTCAATTGCTGACGCCCATTCATCACGCCGAGACCGGCTTGCGCATTGAGGCCGAGCGGGCCTTCCTCGCCCGGCTGGATGGGTCCTGCCAGACGCCCATCGCTGGTCTGGCGGAACTGTCCGGCGACCGGATGATCCTGCGCGGCGAGATCCTGCGCCCCGATGGCAGCGAGATCGTGGCGGGCCGGCGCGAGGGGCTGGCCACCGACGGCGCCGCCATGGGCGACGATCTGGCGCAGGAGCTGCTGGGCCGCGCCGGGCAGGGCTTCATGCAGATCTGA